The Nitrospirota bacterium genome includes the window ATTTTTATCTCAAATTACGCAAGGGTATCGGTGAGTGAGCGGATTTTCGCCTCCTTTGAATCAATTCAATAATTGAATATGCAACACAGTTTATCTAAAAAAGTGATACATAACTTAAAACGTTGAGGCCCCAGTCTGTTAATAATTCGGCGAGTTAATCAGTGAACGAATCGGTGCCCTTGTGTAATCGGTGCTTACTTCACTTCCTGTTTCTGATAAACTCGTAAATAGTGATTGCCGCAGTTGAGGCCACATTGAGGCTTTCAGCCTTTCCATATATGGGTATCCTGAGGCTGCATGATGCCTCCTGCCTTATATCCTTGCTTACCCCCTGCGTCTCATTTCCAAAGACCAGAGCGCCGCTGCCCTCAAGGTCAAACTCAAATATCGTCTTGTCTGCCTCTGGTGCTGTAATCAGGATGGGGATCTTGTGCCCCCTGCACCACTCCAGAAAATCCTCTCTTTCCGCCAGGACGATGTCCAGGCTGAAGACACTCCCCGCGGATGCCCTGATTACCTTGGGATTAAAGGGATTGGCAGAGCCCTTGAGGGAGATGAAGGCCCTTATTCCTGCCCCGTCACAGACCCTGATGATTGTTCCTGTGTTGCCGGGGTCCTGTATTGCGTCGGATACGACGAAGAGTTCATCCTCTTCCGGAGAAAGGTCATGGATATCCCTTGCCTTTACCTTGCAGATTGCAATTATTCCCTGGGGCGTTACGGTGTCGGATATTTGAGCCATCCGGTCTTTGTCTATAACGAATACCGGTATGGTGAGAC containing:
- a CDS encoding RNA methyltransferase — protein: MKPKTLHSPHNPAIKKVLKLRSRPEKYAPDLKSLSGEVLIEGPRPLTMAIEAGAAIKSALITEDVLKETEYDTILEKLTGLTIPVFVIDKDRMAQISDTVTPQGIIAICKVKARDIHDLSPEEDELFVVSDAIQDPGNTGTIIRVCDGAGIRAFISLKGSANPFNPKVIRASAGSVFSLDIVLAEREDFLEWCRGHKIPILITAPEADKTIFEFDLEGSGALVFGNETQGVSKDIRQEASCSLRIPIYGKAESLNVASTAAITIYEFIRNRK